CTAATACTCCTAAAGTTGGAGGACAGTCAATTAATATTATATCAAATTTGTCTTTGACCTTTTGTAGAGCTTTATCTAAAATTTTTTCTCTATGTACCCTAGAAGAAACTTGTTCTGCGGCAACGGCTAGTCTTATATTAGAAGGCAAAAGAAAGAGGTTTTTTACTACAGCATTATTGATTATTGCGGGGTAAATTGCTTCTTCAATTTTAAATGAATTACTGAGTAATATATCATTTAAAGTTTTATCTGAATGTGGATTTCCATATATTACAGTACTATGTGATTGAGGATCTAGATCAACAATTAAAGTTCTTTTGCCATGTAAAGATAATCCATATGCAAGATTAACCGTAAGTGTTGTTTTTCCTACGCCTCCTTTTTGATTTATTACTGCTATTACTCTCATATTTTTCTCATAATTAATTTTGTATGTCTATAAGCAATATATTTTAAATAAAAATATAATAATTTTATATTACACTTATAATATATTTATAATACATAT
This window of the Candidatus Jidaibacter acanthamoeba genome carries:
- a CDS encoding ParA family protein; protein product: MRVIAVINQKGGVGKTTLTVNLAYGLSLHGKRTLIVDLDPQSHSTVIYGNPHSDKTLNDILLSNSFKIEEAIYPAIINNAVVKNLFLLPSNIRLAVAAEQVSSRVHREKILDKALQKVKDKFDIILIDCPPTLGVLAVNGIYAAQEFIIPITYSRYALDGVADLFSIISEVKETKNFPYKIVRNAFDPRTTQTNKFIDTELETVKDKVAETVIRRSEPVNQAAMSGMPIFLFDPKGYGAEDFRILTEEVLNG